A genomic stretch from Telmatocola sphagniphila includes:
- a CDS encoding serine/threonine protein kinase, which translates to MGLLASLFGGSKRIAKVDVAKRWDLRNRTGQGSMSKVWSAYDKKLGRMVCLKLLDKEKTHKFEEKFKLMGIKDKPTEGELTEKLSAGSGHPNIVRTIEHGVTTAGEPYIVMEWIDGLGLNFLIETKSPQLNGNRVSYVLQLSDALAFLHRNQFLHRDLCPRNVMVNKENQVKLIDYGLTIPYTPVFCQPGNRTGTADYLAPEIIKRQRTDHRVDIFALGVTAFEVFTGQLPWERSLSSEETLRRHLNTPPRLAKELKPDIPQDLNDILAKAIAKEPNERYRDVKSFRDALAGMERQDY; encoded by the coding sequence GTGGGTTTACTTGCCAGTTTGTTTGGTGGCTCCAAGAGGATCGCAAAGGTCGACGTTGCCAAGCGCTGGGATTTGCGTAACCGCACCGGTCAGGGAAGCATGTCCAAGGTCTGGTCCGCCTACGATAAGAAGCTGGGCCGGATGGTTTGCCTGAAATTACTCGACAAAGAAAAGACCCATAAGTTCGAAGAAAAATTCAAACTGATGGGGATCAAGGATAAGCCAACCGAAGGGGAACTCACCGAAAAATTGAGTGCCGGCTCCGGCCATCCCAACATCGTTCGGACCATCGAGCATGGTGTAACGACCGCGGGTGAACCTTACATCGTCATGGAATGGATCGATGGCCTCGGTTTGAACTTTCTGATCGAAACGAAAAGCCCGCAACTCAATGGCAATCGCGTCAGCTACGTATTGCAACTGAGCGATGCCCTGGCCTTTCTGCATCGCAACCAATTCCTGCACCGCGATCTCTGCCCGCGTAACGTGATGGTGAACAAGGAAAACCAAGTCAAGCTGATCGACTATGGCTTAACGATTCCCTACACCCCGGTTTTCTGCCAGCCGGGCAATCGCACCGGCACGGCTGATTATCTCGCTCCGGAGATCATCAAAAGGCAGCGAACCGATCATCGCGTCGATATTTTCGCTTTGGGTGTCACCGCGTTTGAAGTGTTCACCGGCCAGTTACCCTGGGAGCGATCTCTTTCCTCGGAAGAGACGTTGCGACGGCATTTGAATACTCCGCCACGTTTGGCCAAGGAATTGAAGCCCGATATTCCTCAGGATCTCAACGATATTCTGGCCAAGGCGATCGCCAAGGAACCCAACGAACGATATCGCGATGTGAAATCCTTCCGCGATGCCCTTGCCGGGATGGAACGCCAGGATTATTGA
- the accD gene encoding acetyl-CoA carboxylase, carboxyltransferase subunit beta → MSANEISDTSGGLVRSKRGVPEGLWIHCPQCKATVYRKEVETRAHVCPECTYHFRMPAKDRIKHLLDEDSFEEWYAELKPVDPLGFKDRIPYSKRIAEEQAKSGMNDAAVVGKGFIRGRPVVLGITDFQFMAGSMGSVVGEKLTRIVEEATKLKLPLIIVSGSGGGARMQEGILSLMQMAKVSCALAKYDQSGGLYISILTNPTMGGVAASFALQGDIHLAEPGAMIGFAGARTIWNTVRLELPEGFQTSEFLLEHGFIDRIVHRHNLRTEVAQIIDYCEKT, encoded by the coding sequence ATGTCTGCCAACGAAATTTCCGATACCTCCGGTGGTCTAGTTCGCTCCAAGCGCGGTGTTCCAGAAGGACTCTGGATCCATTGCCCTCAGTGCAAGGCTACCGTCTACCGCAAAGAAGTCGAAACCCGCGCCCACGTCTGCCCGGAATGCACCTACCACTTCCGCATGCCGGCCAAGGATCGCATCAAGCATCTGCTCGACGAAGATAGCTTTGAGGAGTGGTACGCCGAGTTGAAACCGGTCGACCCGCTGGGCTTCAAGGACCGAATTCCTTATTCCAAGCGAATCGCCGAAGAACAAGCCAAATCGGGAATGAACGATGCGGCCGTGGTGGGCAAAGGCTTCATTCGCGGTCGACCCGTCGTACTGGGGATTACCGATTTTCAGTTCATGGCCGGGAGTATGGGCTCGGTTGTCGGTGAAAAACTCACTCGCATCGTCGAAGAAGCCACCAAATTGAAGTTGCCGCTGATTATTGTCAGCGGTTCGGGCGGTGGCGCCCGCATGCAGGAAGGGATTCTCTCCCTGATGCAGATGGCCAAGGTCTCGTGTGCCCTCGCCAAGTACGATCAATCGGGCGGCCTGTATATCTCGATTCTCACCAACCCAACCATGGGTGGGGTGGCCGCCAGTTTCGCCCTGCAAGGGGATATTCACCTGGCCGAACCGGGAGCCATGATCGGCTTCGCAGGGGCCCGCACAATCTGGAACACGGTCCGGCTCGAACTGCCTGAAGGGTTCCAAACCAGCGAGTTCCTACTGGAGCATGGCTTCATCGATCGGATCGTTCATCGCCACAACTTACGGACAGAAGTTGCTCAGATCATCGATTACTGCGAAAAGACCTGA
- a CDS encoding phosphoglycerate kinase, translated as MPKKTIKNLGDIQGKKVIIRVDFNVPMDKKTGVITNDRRIRAAIPTLKYLLEAGASVIAMSHIGRPSGDPAKDAILKTDGVAKRLSELLGVPVKKAGDTVVGPAVTAAAAALQPGHVLMLENLRFDPREQKNDPEFAQQIAQLGDIYVNDAFGTCHNDKDASMVAVPKAMAPKPRVVGFLVAKELEVIDGLMAHPKRPMLAVMGGAKVSDKIAFINVLLTKVDHLLIGGKMAYTFLKARGVDVGSTRVADEELTAAGPLLQYVGNKISLPIDYVTAKSDDLNTTQVVEGNIPVGFEGVDIGPKTLANYSAEIAKSATVIWNGPVGWFEQPAFSKGTRGVGEAMANSHAVTIIGGGETAEAIEQFGLDSKITHVSTGGGAFLAYVEGKKFASLAQIDEV; from the coding sequence ATGCCAAAGAAGACGATCAAGAATCTCGGCGACATCCAGGGCAAGAAGGTTATTATTCGAGTCGATTTCAACGTCCCGATGGACAAAAAAACGGGCGTGATCACTAACGATCGTCGAATTCGGGCGGCCATTCCCACTTTAAAATACCTGTTGGAAGCGGGCGCTTCGGTCATCGCCATGAGCCACATCGGTCGTCCCAGTGGTGACCCGGCCAAAGACGCTATTCTTAAAACCGATGGTGTGGCCAAGCGACTGAGCGAATTACTGGGCGTCCCCGTGAAAAAAGCGGGCGATACCGTCGTTGGCCCGGCGGTCACGGCGGCCGCCGCGGCTTTGCAGCCCGGCCATGTGCTGATGCTGGAAAATCTGCGGTTCGACCCTCGCGAACAGAAGAACGATCCCGAATTTGCCCAGCAGATCGCCCAACTCGGGGACATCTATGTCAACGACGCGTTTGGGACCTGCCACAACGACAAAGACGCTTCGATGGTGGCCGTGCCCAAAGCGATGGCTCCCAAACCTCGAGTTGTTGGTTTCCTGGTCGCCAAGGAATTGGAAGTGATTGACGGGTTGATGGCACACCCCAAGCGGCCGATGCTTGCGGTGATGGGCGGAGCAAAGGTCTCGGACAAGATCGCATTCATCAATGTGCTTCTGACCAAAGTCGATCATTTGCTCATCGGCGGCAAGATGGCCTATACTTTCCTGAAGGCTCGAGGAGTGGATGTCGGCTCGACTCGCGTGGCCGATGAGGAACTGACCGCTGCCGGACCGCTGTTGCAGTATGTCGGAAACAAAATCTCGTTACCCATTGACTACGTGACCGCAAAATCGGATGATTTGAACACCACCCAGGTGGTGGAAGGCAATATCCCCGTGGGATTCGAAGGCGTGGATATCGGGCCGAAGACGTTGGCGAATTACTCTGCGGAGATCGCCAAGTCCGCAACGGTGATCTGGAATGGACCGGTGGGTTGGTTCGAGCAACCCGCCTTCAGCAAGGGCACGCGGGGCGTCGGAGAGGCCATGGCCAATTCCCACGCCGTGACGATTATCGGCGGCGGCGAAACGGCCGAGGCCATTGAACAGTTCGGCCTGGATTCCAAGATCACCCACGTCTCCACCGGGGGAGGCGCTTTCCTTGCGTACGTGGAAGGTAAAAAGTTCGCCTCCCTGGCCCAGATCGACGAAGTTTGA
- the gap gene encoding type I glyceraldehyde-3-phosphate dehydrogenase, protein MAVKVGINGFGRIGRLVFRAIVEQGHLGEHIDVVAVNDLVGADNLAYLVKYDSTQGKFHGSVHSEKSSPTVPEDDILVVNGHKIKCLAVKEGPAALPWKALGVDIVIESTGLFTEAEKAKGHITAGAKKVIISAPAKGEDITIVMGVNDEKYDSAKHNIISNASCTTNCLAPVVHVLLKEGFGIEDGLMTTVHSYTATQKTVDGPSKKDWKGGRSAAINIIPSTTGAAKAVALVCPEVKGKMTGMAFRVPTPTVSVVDLTVKTVKETSYKEIAAAMKKASETYLKGILAYTEDEVVSSDFIHDKSSSIFDAGSGIELNSKFFKLVSWYDNEWGYSNRCVDLLKKIAAKL, encoded by the coding sequence ATGGCAGTGAAAGTGGGGATTAACGGCTTTGGTCGTATTGGTCGACTGGTTTTTCGTGCGATCGTGGAACAAGGACATCTGGGCGAACACATCGATGTCGTTGCCGTCAACGATCTCGTAGGCGCCGATAACCTGGCTTACCTGGTGAAGTACGATTCCACGCAAGGTAAATTCCACGGCAGCGTGCACAGCGAAAAATCTTCGCCGACCGTGCCGGAAGACGACATTCTGGTTGTAAACGGCCACAAAATCAAGTGCCTGGCTGTGAAGGAAGGCCCTGCGGCCCTACCGTGGAAAGCCTTGGGCGTTGATATCGTGATCGAATCGACCGGCCTGTTCACCGAAGCCGAAAAGGCGAAGGGGCACATCACCGCCGGGGCGAAAAAAGTGATCATCTCCGCACCGGCCAAGGGCGAAGACATCACGATCGTCATGGGTGTCAACGACGAGAAGTACGATTCCGCCAAGCACAACATCATTTCCAATGCTTCCTGCACGACGAACTGTCTGGCTCCGGTCGTACATGTTCTGCTGAAAGAAGGATTTGGAATCGAAGATGGTTTGATGACGACGGTTCACTCGTACACCGCCACGCAGAAGACAGTCGACGGCCCTTCCAAGAAAGATTGGAAGGGGGGCCGAAGTGCCGCCATCAACATCATCCCTTCCACGACGGGTGCCGCCAAGGCCGTGGCTCTGGTTTGTCCTGAAGTGAAGGGCAAGATGACCGGCATGGCCTTCCGCGTTCCCACGCCGACGGTTTCGGTCGTTGACCTGACAGTCAAAACCGTTAAGGAAACCAGCTACAAGGAAATCGCCGCCGCGATGAAAAAAGCGAGCGAAACCTATTTGAAGGGAATCCTGGCCTATACCGAAGACGAAGTGGTCTCCAGCGACTTCATCCACGACAAGAGCTCTTCGATTTTCGATGCCGGTTCGGGTATCGAGTTGAACAGCAAGTTCTTCAAGCTGGTCAGCTGGTACGATAACGAATGGGGATACAGTAACCGCTGCGTCGATCTACTGAAGAAGATCGCGGCGAAGCTGTAA
- a CDS encoding malate dehydrogenase, with protein MSKVVRVAVTGAAGQVSYSMLARLASGEVFGPNTHVILQLLEIPRSVNPKAMDALEGVAMELEDCAFPTLKEIKVTDDPLQAFDGANWVLLVGAAPRGPGMERKDLLTKNGQIFVGQGKALAARAASDVRILIVGNPCNTNCLVAYHNGKDIPAERWTAMTRLDHNRAVSALAVKSGVTNDAVTCMTIWGNHSNTQYPDFTNAKINGKPATEVITDRKWLETSFVPQCQERGKAIINKRGLSSAFSAGNGALDHVKSLLKPTPANDWVSMATVSKGEYGVPKGLVFGYPCKTDGAGNYSIVEGLQLDAFGKTKWDLTLKELLEEQDAVKELLPS; from the coding sequence ATGTCAAAAGTCGTTCGCGTAGCCGTGACCGGTGCAGCCGGGCAAGTCTCTTACTCCATGCTGGCCCGATTGGCTTCCGGCGAAGTCTTTGGACCTAACACCCACGTTATTCTACAGCTTTTGGAAATACCGCGCTCCGTTAACCCCAAAGCGATGGACGCCTTGGAAGGTGTCGCGATGGAACTGGAAGATTGCGCTTTTCCGACGCTGAAAGAAATTAAAGTTACCGACGATCCCCTGCAGGCGTTCGATGGTGCCAACTGGGTTCTCCTCGTCGGGGCGGCCCCGCGCGGCCCCGGTATGGAGCGTAAGGATCTGTTGACCAAAAACGGCCAGATTTTCGTCGGCCAGGGTAAAGCCCTGGCCGCCCGGGCCGCTTCCGATGTGCGAATTCTGATCGTCGGCAATCCCTGTAACACCAACTGCCTCGTGGCCTACCACAACGGCAAGGATATCCCCGCCGAACGCTGGACTGCCATGACCCGCCTCGATCACAACCGGGCTGTTTCGGCTCTGGCCGTAAAGAGTGGCGTGACCAACGACGCCGTGACCTGCATGACCATCTGGGGCAACCACAGCAACACCCAGTACCCGGACTTCACCAATGCGAAGATCAACGGCAAACCGGCTACGGAAGTGATTACCGATCGCAAGTGGCTCGAAACGTCCTTCGTGCCGCAGTGCCAGGAACGGGGCAAGGCCATTATCAACAAGCGAGGCTTATCCTCGGCCTTCTCTGCTGGGAATGGTGCTTTGGATCACGTAAAGAGCCTGCTGAAACCGACCCCTGCCAACGACTGGGTCAGCATGGCCACGGTTTCCAAAGGCGAATATGGCGTTCCAAAAGGATTGGTCTTCGGCTACCCGTGCAAGACCGATGGAGCAGGGAATTACAGCATTGTCGAGGGCCTGCAATTGGATGCTTTCGGCAAGACTAAGTGGGATTTGACGCTGAAGGAATTGCTGGAAGAGCAGGACGCCGTGAAGGAATTACTGCCGAGCTAA
- a CDS encoding putative periplasmic lipoprotein: MKKHFIALALGIGLLTGCDNTTNPTSRRDLSPNDNKVRVNDPNHDVDVNVNKGRVKVNAPGVDVDVDVNKNKNKNN, encoded by the coding sequence ATGAAAAAGCATTTTATTGCGCTGGCTCTGGGAATTGGACTTCTCACGGGCTGCGATAACACTACCAACCCGACATCGCGGAGAGATTTGTCACCTAACGATAACAAGGTGCGAGTTAACGATCCTAATCACGATGTTGATGTGAATGTCAACAAGGGCCGGGTGAAAGTCAATGCGCCGGGCGTGGATGTCGATGTGGATGTGAACAAGAACAAGAATAAAAACAATTGA
- the tnpC gene encoding IS66 family transposase: MESVSEEWLVRQTPEVQAVLRILLNRIAELEAKLGKDSSNSSKPPSTQHPHAKLSKQAQKKAKRKSGGQPGHPKHERSLVSAHECDGVIVCLPAECRRCGEPLNGTDPQPLRHQVWEIPEIKPSITEYQLHRLRCSCGKTTCGELPPGVPVGMAGPRLVALSALLMVCFRLSKRRCALFLEQILGQEASASWMIKLQNRAAEALQAPYQELALALPGEAVLNGDESPTKEGLAKAWTWTFVAATFSVFALRTSRKAQVVLEFLGDSFTGVLGCDRAKMYWAFGRLQWCWAHLLRDFQSLIDRPCPVARRLGHDLQRQTRAMFELWNRVRDGTLSHKAFGEQMIPIRSEVEALLLRGKFDPKLRGFCSELWKYRARLWTFVDVEGVEPTNNAAERALRPAVIWRKLCFGTQSAQGSRFVERMLTAIETCRQQKRNSFAWMTQAVQAHFAQEKAPSLLARA, translated from the coding sequence ATGGAGTCTGTCAGCGAAGAATGGCTTGTTCGCCAAACGCCGGAAGTTCAGGCTGTGCTGCGGATTCTTTTGAACCGCATCGCCGAACTGGAAGCGAAGCTCGGCAAGGATTCCAGCAACTCTTCGAAGCCGCCTTCAACGCAACATCCCCACGCCAAGCTTTCGAAGCAAGCCCAAAAGAAGGCCAAACGGAAGTCGGGCGGCCAACCGGGGCATCCCAAACACGAACGCTCTTTGGTTTCCGCACACGAGTGCGACGGCGTCATTGTTTGTTTACCGGCCGAATGCCGCCGTTGTGGCGAACCTTTGAACGGAACAGATCCCCAGCCTTTGCGTCATCAGGTCTGGGAGATTCCCGAAATCAAGCCTTCGATTACGGAATATCAACTCCATCGTCTGCGCTGTTCGTGCGGCAAGACCACCTGCGGAGAATTACCCCCAGGCGTGCCTGTCGGAATGGCCGGGCCTCGATTGGTTGCTTTGTCCGCTTTGTTGATGGTCTGCTTCCGGCTCTCCAAACGACGCTGCGCCCTGTTTCTGGAACAAATCCTGGGTCAGGAGGCTTCGGCTTCCTGGATGATCAAACTGCAGAACCGAGCCGCCGAAGCCTTGCAAGCCCCCTACCAGGAGTTGGCCTTAGCCTTGCCTGGGGAAGCGGTCCTCAACGGCGACGAATCGCCCACCAAAGAAGGGCTCGCCAAAGCCTGGACCTGGACTTTTGTAGCCGCGACTTTCAGCGTCTTCGCTCTCCGCACCAGCCGCAAAGCCCAGGTGGTCCTCGAATTCCTGGGCGATTCATTTACCGGCGTTCTAGGCTGCGACCGGGCCAAGATGTATTGGGCTTTCGGACGCTTGCAGTGGTGCTGGGCTCATTTGCTCCGCGACTTCCAAAGCCTCATCGATCGCCCCTGTCCGGTCGCTCGACGCTTAGGACACGACTTGCAACGACAGACTCGGGCGATGTTCGAACTCTGGAATCGCGTTCGGGACGGAACCCTCAGCCATAAAGCGTTCGGCGAACAAATGATCCCCATACGAAGCGAAGTCGAAGCCTTGCTCTTGCGAGGAAAATTCGATCCGAAGCTGCGTGGCTTTTGCTCCGAACTCTGGAAATACCGGGCTCGGCTTTGGACGTTCGTCGATGTCGAAGGAGTAGAGCCCACCAATAATGCCGCCGAGCGGGCTTTGCGGCCCGCGGTCATTTGGCGGAAGTTATGCTTTGGAACCCAATCGGCCCAGGGGAGTCGGTTCGTTGAACGAATGCTGACCGCGATCGAAACTTGTCGTCAGCAGAAACGGAACTCATTCGCCTGGATGACTCAAGCGGTACAGGCTCACTTTGCCCAAGAGAAAGCCCCTTCTCTCTTGGCCAGGGCGTGA
- a CDS encoding di-heme oxidoredictase family protein, producing MKLQTLQQQRRAVLYLSTFVFSAFVLWQFSDGMPIFFGPTASAAEKALGQELFNHEWQVNDPLAHGDGLGPVFNAKSCVACHFQGGIGGGGGNKQNVRNFSISPSTPDGEFVSGTIHTSSVATNLKETFELVRKKFPVVPGRTIQPPAPPADPEHCTYTPPPIVIPDFDPLRTESVQTTALFGAGWADMVSDKAIMKNYRRNLIKGTISDLKLDFDAIPQGRPRILKDGRVGKFGWKGQFATLEEFVAAACSNEIGLSNPKMGQAQPLSHPEYPVPENPDLDRKQFRALVGFVATLPKPIEKMPETAKAADSAILGKKMFKSIGCAVCHLEDIGGVRGIFTDFLLHKLEDPLPSGGDGYGPKRPELPPLPPDMPEPSEWKTPALWGVADSAPYMHDGTAPTLQAAIFKHGGDAKVVREAYKTLKADEQQAVLDFLGTLKAPEDVPQGNNSRPGQERRGFLLGKVSLYRLSHPGE from the coding sequence ATGAAATTACAGACTCTTCAACAACAGCGTCGGGCGGTTCTGTACTTATCCACGTTCGTGTTCAGTGCATTTGTGCTCTGGCAATTCTCCGATGGAATGCCGATTTTCTTTGGTCCCACCGCCAGCGCGGCCGAGAAAGCCCTCGGCCAAGAGTTGTTCAACCACGAATGGCAAGTCAACGATCCGCTGGCTCACGGCGACGGGCTGGGACCGGTCTTCAACGCCAAATCCTGTGTCGCTTGTCATTTCCAGGGCGGCATCGGCGGTGGTGGTGGCAACAAACAGAATGTCCGCAACTTCAGTATCAGCCCTTCGACCCCTGATGGGGAGTTCGTCAGCGGCACTATTCACACCAGTTCGGTCGCTACCAACCTGAAAGAAACTTTCGAACTGGTTCGCAAGAAATTCCCTGTCGTTCCCGGGCGAACAATTCAACCACCGGCCCCCCCGGCGGATCCCGAACATTGCACTTATACGCCGCCGCCGATTGTGATTCCGGATTTCGATCCGCTGCGAACTGAGTCAGTGCAGACGACGGCTCTCTTCGGGGCCGGCTGGGCCGATATGGTCTCCGACAAAGCCATTATGAAAAATTACCGCCGGAATCTGATCAAGGGGACGATTAGCGATCTCAAGCTCGATTTCGATGCCATTCCGCAAGGCCGGCCGCGCATTCTGAAGGATGGCCGGGTTGGTAAGTTCGGCTGGAAGGGACAGTTCGCAACACTGGAAGAATTTGTAGCCGCGGCCTGCTCCAACGAAATTGGTCTGAGCAATCCGAAAATGGGTCAAGCTCAACCGTTGAGCCATCCGGAATATCCAGTGCCCGAGAATCCGGACCTGGATCGCAAGCAATTCCGAGCTTTGGTGGGGTTCGTGGCCACCCTCCCCAAACCTATCGAAAAAATGCCGGAAACTGCCAAGGCGGCCGATTCGGCAATCCTCGGCAAGAAGATGTTCAAGTCGATCGGCTGTGCGGTTTGCCATCTGGAAGACATCGGCGGCGTGAGAGGGATTTTTACCGATTTCCTCCTGCACAAGCTGGAAGATCCTCTACCCAGCGGCGGCGATGGCTATGGCCCGAAGCGTCCGGAACTGCCGCCTCTGCCCCCGGATATGCCGGAACCATCTGAATGGAAGACTCCGGCTCTGTGGGGAGTGGCCGATAGCGCCCCGTACATGCACGATGGTACGGCTCCCACGCTGCAGGCCGCGATTTTCAAGCACGGCGGCGACGCCAAAGTGGTCCGGGAAGCGTATAAGACCCTGAAGGCCGATGAGCAGCAGGCGGTACTTGATTTTCTGGGTACGTTGAAGGCACCGGAGGATGTGCCGCAGGGTAATAACTCACGCCCTGGCCAAGAGAGAAGGGGCTTTCTCTTGGGCAAAGTGAGCCTGTACCGCTTGAGTCATCCAGGCGAATGA